The following proteins are encoded in a genomic region of Syntrophorhabdaceae bacterium:
- a CDS encoding TRAP transporter small permease, producing MKKTLPTKSKGFLGKILDKVADVAGFMSMAAVVFAMLVIVYEVIARYIFRWATVWEVEAAIMATTFVTFVGSVFALKNNAHVTMDDIVLPHLKPKVRKWLALITPVFSLIFCVILAYKSWLMFWEAFSLGWRSETIWAPPLAIPYSFLAVGVSIMCFQLIGIIVGAAKSLRSGVENA from the coding sequence ATGAAAAAAACATTACCAACGAAGAGCAAAGGATTTCTTGGAAAGATCCTGGATAAGGTTGCCGACGTCGCAGGGTTTATGAGTATGGCTGCAGTGGTCTTCGCCATGCTCGTGATCGTCTACGAGGTGATTGCGCGCTATATCTTCAGGTGGGCTACCGTCTGGGAAGTGGAGGCCGCGATCATGGCCACTACCTTTGTCACCTTCGTTGGTTCTGTTTTTGCCCTCAAAAACAATGCCCACGTCACCATGGACGACATAGTGCTGCCGCACCTGAAACCGAAGGTGAGAAAATGGCTGGCATTGATCACACCGGTTTTTTCGCTGATCTTTTGTGTGATCCTGGCCTACAAAAGCTGGCTGATGTTCTGGGAGGCCTTCAGTCTGGGGTGGAGGTCTGAAACGATATGGGCGCCTCCCCTTGCGATCCCTTACAGCTTTCTTGCCGTCGGCGTCAGCATCATGTGTTTTCAATTGATAGGGATCATAGTCGGGGCCGCAAAATCACTTCGATCGGGGGTGGAGAATGCTTAA
- the exbB gene encoding TonB-system energizer ExbB produces the protein MNWLAYFIDYGIVIVLIILSFIALAIFIERILFLKKLDIHKYEDDRKSLEIDITRRLSVIATVGSNAPYIGLLGTVLGIMLTFYTIGTEGYVDATRIMVGLALALKATAIGLLVAIPSIVFYNYLVRKVKVKLLEWDRENGRKGV, from the coding sequence ATGAACTGGCTGGCATATTTCATAGATTACGGGATCGTAATCGTTCTGATTATCCTTTCCTTTATTGCCCTTGCCATCTTTATCGAGCGGATCCTCTTTTTGAAAAAACTGGACATTCACAAATATGAAGATGACAGGAAGTCTCTCGAAATAGACATAACGCGGAGATTGTCCGTTATAGCGACGGTAGGAAGCAATGCCCCCTATATCGGACTCCTCGGCACGGTTCTCGGTATCATGCTGACCTTTTATACGATCGGTACTGAAGGTTATGTAGACGCAACGAGGATCATGGTCGGTCTTGCCCTGGCCCTGAAGGCCACGGCCATAGGATTGCTCGTCGCCATACCCTCCATAGTCTTCTACAACTATCTCGTGCGAAAGGTGAAGGTCAAACTCCTTGAATGGGACAGAGAGAATGGAAGAAAAGGAGTTTGA
- a CDS encoding AMP-binding protein: MARQVTDRYWNPEVETMSADEMAALQFERLKKQLVYNYNNSLLYKSKFEQAGMKPEDVRSWEDFRRIPVTSKDEQKRTQEASTAELGHPFGPGTITCAPQDKIVRLNSTSGTTGTPTLYALTQNDVNIMNELHARRLWMVGIRPGHRVLQGLSLSMFTGGLPLSQGIMHSGACAVPVGADGGTKRVLDFIELTRPHALFTTPSFAQYVLEQCKKLIGKEANELGLKWIFPVGEPGGGNIEVRKILSKGFGGAHICDQTGGGHSFQGAECLEAPEVYSGMHLTSADHCILELLDPKTRKNIDMVDGAIGEMAMTFLEWEGTPFQRYAYGDLLQISTTPCSCGRSGLRFKIVGRADDMLIVKGVNVFPEAIKKEILKFVPRVTGFFKILLDKPGPSVTPPLKIRIEYGQGMGEKDITALEEQMNKVFKETVRVTPQFIWVAPESIPRETKKTKLIEIAEAT; this comes from the coding sequence ATGGCCCGGCAAGTAACAGATAGGTATTGGAACCCTGAAGTGGAAACCATGTCCGCCGACGAGATGGCGGCGCTCCAGTTCGAAAGGCTGAAGAAACAGCTTGTCTACAACTACAACAACTCCCTGCTCTACAAAAGCAAATTTGAACAGGCGGGCATGAAACCGGAGGATGTGAGAAGCTGGGAAGATTTTCGCCGCATCCCCGTTACAAGCAAAGACGAACAGAAAAGGACCCAGGAGGCATCAACCGCAGAACTGGGCCATCCCTTCGGCCCGGGGACGATAACCTGTGCCCCACAGGACAAGATAGTGAGGTTGAACTCCACCTCCGGCACCACGGGTACTCCCACGCTTTACGCTTTGACGCAGAATGACGTGAATATCATGAACGAGCTCCATGCGAGAAGATTATGGATGGTGGGGATAAGGCCCGGCCACCGGGTCCTCCAGGGGTTGTCGCTCAGTATGTTTACAGGGGGTCTTCCTCTGTCGCAAGGGATCATGCACTCCGGGGCCTGTGCGGTGCCCGTGGGCGCAGACGGCGGAACGAAGAGGGTGCTTGATTTTATCGAGCTCACCCGTCCCCATGCGCTCTTTACCACACCTTCATTTGCACAGTATGTGCTGGAACAGTGTAAGAAACTGATCGGCAAGGAGGCGAACGAGCTCGGCCTGAAATGGATATTCCCTGTAGGAGAACCCGGAGGCGGGAACATCGAGGTGAGAAAGATCCTTTCGAAAGGTTTCGGCGGGGCCCATATCTGCGATCAGACCGGCGGAGGCCATAGTTTCCAGGGGGCAGAGTGCCTCGAGGCGCCCGAGGTTTACAGCGGTATGCACCTGACGTCGGCGGATCATTGTATCCTCGAACTCCTCGATCCCAAGACCAGGAAGAACATCGATATGGTTGACGGGGCAATAGGTGAGATGGCTATGACCTTTCTTGAATGGGAAGGGACGCCGTTCCAGAGATATGCATACGGGGATCTCCTCCAGATATCGACGACCCCCTGCAGTTGCGGCAGGAGCGGACTCCGGTTCAAGATCGTCGGCCGGGCCGATGATATGCTCATCGTGAAAGGCGTAAACGTCTTTCCCGAGGCGATAAAGAAGGAGATATTGAAGTTTGTCCCGAGGGTCACCGGGTTCTTTAAGATACTCCTCGACAAGCCGGGACCCTCCGTCACCCCTCCGCTGAAGATCAGGATTGAATACGGCCAGGGCATGGGAGAAAAGGACATCACCGCGCTGGAAGAGCAGATGAACAAGGTCTTTAAGGAGACCGTCAGGGTAACCCCTCAGTTCATATGGGTGGCCCCTGAGTCCATACCGAGGGAGACAAAAAAGACCAAGCTGATAGAGATCGCCGAAGCCACGTAA
- a CDS encoding biopolymer transporter ExbD — MEEKEFDYINMIPFIDVMLVLLTIVLMTSTFVASGIIPVELPKVVGKHEKAMKTGMIEIDRKGDVYYQGKSVDLISLKSRLSDVPKDTPFLIRADRSIPLQNFVEVLDVVKTMGFRRVSLQTEEALP; from the coding sequence ATGGAAGAAAAGGAGTTTGATTACATCAACATGATACCTTTCATCGATGTTATGCTTGTCCTTCTCACGATTGTTCTGATGACGAGCACCTTTGTGGCAAGCGGGATTATACCTGTGGAATTGCCGAAGGTAGTCGGCAAGCATGAAAAGGCGATGAAGACAGGGATGATCGAGATAGACAGGAAGGGGGATGTATATTACCAGGGAAAATCTGTTGATCTTATTTCGCTGAAGAGCCGGCTGAGCGATGTCCCGAAGGATACCCCTTTTCTCATAAGGGCTGACAGGAGTATACCCCTTCAGAACTTTGTTGAGGTCCTTGACGTAGTGAAGACCATGGGTTTCAGAAGGGTCAGTCTCCAGACCGAAGAAGCCTTACCATGA
- a CDS encoding acyl-CoA dehydrogenase family protein has protein sequence MNFALTEEQEFFKKMIAETVDRMIVPKAAEIDEKDEFPYELWHDFAKLGYLGIRYPESIGGMNADPIMCLIFYEEVARGSIGFSTIVNQNALMGTHFLFKFGSDAIKERCMYPAMRGEKIATICFTEDQSGSDLAATRTTAVREGDGWRINGTKQWITNGPICDFCTVLASTDPSKGLKGLSFFLVEKGTPGFSGGQTLDKLGARGTATGEVIFDNVWVPDENFLGTEPGRGIVEVGQILGEVRLMCGASALGLAQAAYQEAIEFARKRIAFGKPIGSFQLIREKFANMDTEMNAARLMVYKGGWMLQNKQDATIIAAEAKMYATEVMLKVVDELTRIYGANAFAREYAPQRYFRDGRFLLYGGGAHEILRDFIGRTLIGRV, from the coding sequence ATGAATTTTGCATTAACGGAAGAACAGGAATTTTTCAAAAAGATGATCGCCGAGACGGTCGACAGGATGATCGTCCCGAAGGCAGCGGAGATAGACGAGAAGGACGAATTCCCCTATGAGCTGTGGCATGACTTCGCGAAGCTCGGGTACCTGGGGATCCGGTACCCCGAATCGATAGGGGGCATGAACGCCGACCCGATAATGTGCCTCATCTTCTACGAGGAAGTCGCCCGTGGCTCGATCGGCTTCTCCACGATCGTCAACCAGAACGCCCTGATGGGCACCCACTTTCTCTTCAAGTTCGGCAGTGATGCCATCAAGGAGAGATGTATGTACCCGGCCATGAGGGGTGAGAAGATCGCCACCATCTGCTTTACGGAAGACCAGTCCGGGTCCGACCTCGCCGCCACCAGGACCACGGCGGTACGGGAAGGCGACGGGTGGCGGATCAACGGGACCAAGCAGTGGATCACCAACGGACCGATCTGCGATTTCTGCACGGTCCTCGCCAGTACCGACCCGTCAAAGGGACTCAAAGGTCTCAGCTTCTTCCTCGTGGAGAAGGGGACCCCCGGCTTCTCAGGGGGACAGACCCTCGATAAGCTCGGCGCCAGGGGCACGGCCACCGGGGAGGTCATCTTCGACAACGTCTGGGTGCCCGATGAGAACTTTCTCGGCACGGAACCCGGTCGGGGTATTGTGGAGGTCGGGCAGATACTGGGCGAGGTGAGGCTCATGTGCGGTGCATCGGCCCTTGGTCTTGCGCAGGCCGCCTACCAGGAGGCCATTGAGTTCGCACGGAAGAGGATCGCCTTTGGAAAGCCCATCGGCAGCTTTCAGCTTATCCGGGAGAAGTTTGCCAACATGGATACGGAGATGAACGCTGCACGGCTGATGGTCTACAAGGGTGGCTGGATGCTCCAGAACAAACAGGATGCCACCATCATCGCGGCAGAGGCGAAGATGTATGCCACCGAGGTGATGCTGAAGGTCGTCGATGAGCTGACGAGGATTTACGGCGCGAACGCCTTCGCCCGCGAGTATGCCCCCCAGCGCTACTTCAGGGACGGCAGGTTCCTGCTCTACGGCGGAGGAGCCCATGAGATATTGAGAGACTTCATCGGCAGGACACTCATAGGACGGGTGTGA
- a CDS encoding TRAP transporter large permease — translation MLNGLIVVCITLLFLLSGMPLVFAFGISGLICGMLLGGTGAVTMLAQVIYHSVDSFELLTIPLFVFMGVVITVAPSGRDLYEAIHRFLYRVPGGIAISNIFACTIFAAMSGSSPATAAAIGTSGIPEMRKRGIPDFLACGSIVGGGTLGILIPPSITLIVYGIATETSIGQLFIGGIVPGIVVSLAFSCWIMICMFYTRRKGQKQAAAAGEATLAGEHYSWSERIQYLPKTIPFIVLIALILYSIYFGVATPSEAAAIGALGGVVLTLVFYWAYITKKNAMEILRATVNQTGMLMLIATTTLFFSNVMTEIGLTQQVANLAGSVQASRWATLVVINLILLVMGAFLPPFVIILLTAPLLLPLIKNLGLDPIWFGVMMTINMEIGCISPPFGLNLFVVKGIAPDVQMSTILKGSMPFVAILMLSIVVFSVFPELVLWLPNKMAAAAMAK, via the coding sequence ATGCTTAACGGGCTGATCGTGGTATGTATCACCCTCTTATTTCTTCTCTCCGGCATGCCCCTGGTCTTCGCCTTCGGCATCTCCGGCCTCATCTGCGGAATGCTCCTGGGAGGGACCGGGGCCGTCACCATGCTGGCGCAGGTTATCTACCACAGCGTTGACAGCTTCGAACTCCTTACGATCCCGCTCTTTGTCTTTATGGGCGTTGTCATCACAGTGGCGCCGAGTGGAAGGGACCTTTACGAGGCGATCCACCGGTTTCTGTACAGGGTACCCGGGGGCATCGCCATAAGCAACATCTTTGCATGTACGATATTCGCCGCCATGAGCGGATCGAGCCCGGCCACAGCGGCGGCGATCGGCACATCGGGCATCCCGGAGATGAGAAAACGGGGTATCCCGGATTTTTTAGCCTGCGGTAGCATAGTGGGAGGAGGGACCCTCGGTATACTGATCCCTCCCAGCATCACCCTCATTGTCTATGGCATCGCAACGGAGACATCCATAGGACAGCTCTTTATCGGCGGGATAGTGCCGGGGATAGTCGTATCTCTCGCCTTCAGTTGCTGGATCATGATTTGTATGTTTTACACTCGAAGAAAAGGACAGAAGCAGGCCGCTGCCGCCGGCGAGGCGACCCTTGCCGGAGAACACTATTCCTGGTCCGAGAGGATACAGTACCTGCCGAAGACCATTCCCTTTATAGTCCTCATCGCACTGATCCTTTATTCGATCTATTTCGGTGTGGCAACACCGAGCGAGGCAGCAGCTATCGGCGCCCTGGGCGGTGTTGTCCTCACACTGGTTTTTTACTGGGCTTACATAACAAAAAAGAACGCAATGGAGATCCTCCGGGCTACGGTAAATCAGACCGGCATGCTCATGCTCATAGCGACGACGACCCTGTTTTTCAGCAACGTCATGACAGAGATCGGCCTGACCCAGCAGGTGGCCAATCTGGCCGGCAGCGTCCAGGCATCAAGATGGGCGACCCTGGTGGTGATAAACCTGATACTCCTCGTCATGGGGGCATTCCTGCCCCCCTTTGTCATCATCTTGTTGACCGCGCCGCTCTTGCTGCCGCTGATCAAGAACCTCGGGTTAGATCCCATCTGGTTTGGAGTGATGATGACGATCAACATGGAGATCGGGTGCATCTCCCCACCCTTCGGTTTGAATCTTTTTGTTGTAAAAGGCATAGCGCCGGATGTGCAGATGTCCACGATATTGAAAGGGTCTATGCCCTTCGTGGCTATTTTAATGCTCTCGATCGTGGTGTTCAGTGTATTTCCTGAACTGGTACTGTGGCTGCCCAATAAAATGGCTGCCGCAGCAATGGCAAAATGA
- a CDS encoding GntR family transcriptional regulator has protein sequence MSNNLRHQAHQIIKDKIISFKLKPGDEIREGSIAKELSMGRTPVREALLMLEHEKLIECRSNLGYVVKKLTRKEAEDYYALREALELFAAPLIIERITPEAVAELGAILAQSERRAKENDIQGVAECNTEFHKLLYKATDSEAFVELIFQLIDKIRWLLAMAVASQKGPAEALEDHGRIVSVIKKRDVEALKKEICVHLQHAKERYLSIAAVLF, from the coding sequence ATGAGTAACAACCTACGTCACCAAGCCCACCAAATTATTAAAGATAAAATTATTTCATTTAAACTTAAACCAGGTGATGAGATTCGTGAGGGTAGTATCGCAAAAGAGCTAAGCATGGGAAGGACACCCGTGAGAGAGGCACTCCTTATGCTGGAGCATGAGAAGCTGATTGAATGCCGGTCAAACCTGGGGTATGTGGTTAAAAAACTAACACGGAAAGAGGCTGAAGATTACTACGCATTGCGAGAGGCGCTTGAGCTATTCGCCGCCCCCCTGATTATCGAAAGGATTACGCCGGAGGCCGTGGCGGAGCTCGGGGCGATCCTTGCTCAATCGGAGAGGCGAGCCAAGGAGAATGATATCCAGGGAGTTGCCGAGTGCAACACTGAGTTTCATAAACTTCTTTATAAAGCTACTGATTCAGAGGCATTTGTTGAACTCATTTTCCAATTGATCGATAAGATCAGGTGGCTCCTCGCAATGGCCGTGGCCTCCCAGAAGGGCCCGGCGGAGGCGCTGGAGGATCATGGCAGGATAGTCAGTGTTATTAAAAAAAGAGATGTGGAGGCATTGAAGAAAGAGATTTGCGTGCATCTACAACACGCGAAGGAGCGATACCTTTCGATAGCGGCAGTGTTGTTTTGA
- a CDS encoding energy transducer TonB, protein MRENYAGLSVSAVVHFLVIAAFFTLPIAKYNKPKNMLIDFTIEKGSGINGGRGEIGTKNGTKEGRGQTEGRGTRDEGRGRIHEQRAESREHGAESVEASATPKGNVSALTAETAEAKNATSHYFDPQGEMAVYGNVGTAGTAASTQSGYASGKGIAGIPGEGWGRTLDYGRGGRAERNFAFIRENIMRNIKYPERARRMGWEGKVLLSFAVLENGKVQELKVLNSSGFRMLDESAKEAVLKTTFSQKIPYRMVVVLPVEYRLE, encoded by the coding sequence ATGAGAGAGAATTACGCAGGTCTTTCCGTCTCTGCCGTCGTGCACTTTCTTGTCATTGCCGCCTTTTTTACCCTGCCGATTGCAAAATACAATAAACCCAAAAATATGCTCATCGATTTTACCATAGAAAAGGGTAGCGGGATCAACGGCGGTCGCGGTGAAATCGGCACAAAGAACGGTACAAAGGAAGGAAGAGGGCAGACCGAGGGACGAGGTACGAGGGACGAGGGACGTGGGAGAATACACGAGCAGAGAGCTGAGAGCAGGGAGCACGGGGCGGAGAGCGTGGAAGCGAGTGCAACGCCGAAAGGCAATGTGAGCGCACTGACAGCGGAGACAGCCGAGGCGAAGAACGCAACAAGCCATTACTTCGATCCGCAGGGAGAGATGGCAGTGTACGGGAATGTCGGTACGGCAGGAACTGCCGCCAGCACACAGAGCGGTTACGCGTCGGGAAAAGGTATAGCGGGCATCCCGGGAGAAGGGTGGGGAAGGACGCTTGATTACGGACGCGGCGGTCGGGCAGAAAGGAATTTCGCCTTCATCAGGGAAAACATCATGAGAAATATTAAATACCCGGAGCGTGCGAGAAGGATGGGCTGGGAAGGGAAGGTGCTCCTGTCTTTCGCCGTGCTGGAGAACGGCAAGGTGCAGGAACTGAAGGTCCTCAACAGTTCAGGCTTCAGGATGCTCGACGAGAGCGCGAAAGAGGCGGTATTGAAGACTACCTTTTCGCAGAAGATCCCATACCGGATGGTTGTAGTCCTGCCCGTTGAGTACAGGCTGGAATAA
- the dctP gene encoding TRAP transporter substrate-binding protein DctP produces MKRDRRLWELVTLVAVSLVLLLGGFTVCNAQQTVLKIAHQWPQGDVRDKWASNFCSSLEKYSNGSLTCRVYAGGTLMNPKNQPDALRQGALDLAVWYLAYSAGKAPLLGILDLGVAVPYPEKGIRLTRTEVGKRMSEEAEKLGMKVISWGFTPTSVGSTKVLIKLPGDVAGLKMRGGSKAIEQLFKASGAAITHVSSGDIYMALQTGVLDGVLTADASFVSFRLFDVLKTLTISGEHSLSNSCVAIIMSPITFKKLKPEQQKAVIAAGQDAEAAFLKEIKAQSAECREIYIKKGVNVHEFTDKEYASWVEIAKKETWTSFMKEVKGTEDLFAIIEKTK; encoded by the coding sequence ATGAAGAGAGACAGAAGGTTATGGGAATTGGTGACCCTTGTTGCAGTGTCTTTGGTACTATTGCTGGGAGGCTTCACGGTCTGCAACGCACAGCAGACAGTCTTAAAGATTGCGCATCAGTGGCCGCAGGGAGATGTTCGGGATAAGTGGGCATCAAATTTTTGTTCATCGCTCGAAAAGTATAGCAATGGATCCTTAACCTGTCGAGTGTACGCGGGCGGTACGCTCATGAACCCTAAAAACCAACCCGACGCACTGCGCCAGGGAGCCCTGGATCTGGCGGTATGGTATCTGGCGTATTCGGCAGGGAAAGCCCCGTTGCTGGGGATACTCGATCTCGGCGTTGCTGTCCCATATCCGGAAAAAGGAATCCGGCTGACGCGTACCGAGGTGGGGAAAAGGATGAGCGAAGAGGCGGAGAAGCTGGGAATGAAGGTCATATCCTGGGGTTTCACGCCAACTTCCGTTGGTTCTACAAAAGTACTTATCAAACTTCCCGGTGATGTAGCAGGGTTGAAGATGCGGGGAGGAAGCAAGGCGATCGAGCAGCTTTTTAAGGCTTCCGGTGCGGCCATTACGCACGTGAGCAGCGGTGATATCTATATGGCGCTTCAAACAGGGGTCCTCGACGGTGTTCTCACGGCTGACGCGTCATTCGTATCGTTCAGGCTCTTCGATGTTCTCAAGACCCTGACCATATCAGGAGAACACTCTCTGTCGAATTCCTGCGTGGCAATTATTATGAGCCCCATTACTTTCAAAAAACTTAAACCGGAACAGCAGAAAGCAGTCATCGCGGCGGGGCAGGACGCTGAAGCCGCATTCCTTAAAGAGATCAAGGCCCAATCAGCGGAATGCAGGGAGATTTATATCAAGAAAGGGGTAAATGTCCACGAGTTCACCGACAAAGAGTATGCAAGCTGGGTGGAAATCGCAAAGAAAGAGACCTGGACATCATTCATGAAAGAGGTGAAGGGGACCGAGGATCTGTTCGCCATAATAGAAAAGACGAAGTAA